A single window of Hymenobacter sp. APR13 DNA harbors:
- a CDS encoding Y-family DNA polymerase codes for MYALVDCNNFYVSCERAFQPRLLGRPVVVLSNNDGCVISRSQEARALGIGMGEPYFKIRELVHRHQVQVRSSNYALYGDMSGRVMHYLASVAPEVEVYSIDECFLDLHGLERYHGPLATLAAGWREQVRRRTHIPVCIGIGPTKTLAKLANRLTKKLPTLQGVLHLDTDERLRWALEQVGVEDVWGIGGQYAQALHGQGIHTAAQLVGQSQTWARRYLGGVVGMRLVRELQGTPCQQLALSEDGSRRRQSLACTRTFAEPLRDFATLAAAVAYFASKAAVKLRRQNSAASVLTVFLSKSRYGTEPPPHTRTAVLTLPMATSDTSELLRHAKTALRRLWEPGGVYRKAGVVLDGLETAGRQQLLLFEPNEQAERRARLMAELDKLNERFGAGKVGFAAALPAKGEYVLPWVGQHQFQSPAYTTVWEDLLCIRA; via the coding sequence ATGTACGCCCTCGTCGACTGCAACAACTTTTACGTGAGCTGCGAGCGGGCCTTCCAGCCGCGGCTGCTGGGCCGGCCCGTGGTGGTGCTCTCCAACAACGACGGCTGCGTGATTTCCCGCTCCCAGGAGGCCAGGGCACTAGGCATCGGCATGGGCGAGCCCTACTTCAAGATCCGCGAGCTGGTGCACCGCCACCAGGTGCAGGTGCGCTCGAGTAACTACGCCCTCTACGGCGATATGAGCGGGCGGGTAATGCACTACCTGGCCTCGGTGGCGCCGGAAGTGGAGGTGTACTCCATCGACGAGTGTTTTCTGGATCTGCACGGCCTGGAGCGCTACCACGGCCCGCTGGCCACGCTGGCCGCGGGCTGGCGCGAGCAGGTGCGCCGACGCACGCACATCCCCGTCTGCATCGGCATCGGGCCCACCAAGACGCTGGCCAAGCTGGCCAACCGCCTGACCAAGAAGCTGCCGACGCTGCAGGGCGTGCTGCACCTCGATACGGACGAGCGCCTGCGCTGGGCGCTCGAGCAGGTGGGGGTGGAGGACGTGTGGGGCATCGGGGGCCAGTACGCGCAGGCGCTCCACGGCCAGGGCATCCACACGGCCGCGCAGTTGGTCGGCCAGAGCCAGACTTGGGCGCGCCGGTATCTGGGCGGGGTGGTGGGTATGCGGCTGGTGCGCGAGCTGCAGGGCACGCCCTGCCAGCAGCTGGCCCTGAGCGAGGACGGCAGCCGGCGCCGCCAGAGCTTGGCCTGCACGCGTACGTTTGCCGAGCCGTTGCGCGACTTTGCCACTCTGGCGGCGGCTGTGGCCTACTTTGCCAGCAAGGCAGCTGTGAAGCTACGCCGGCAGAATTCGGCGGCGAGCGTGCTCACGGTGTTTCTGAGCAAGAGCCGCTATGGCACCGAACCGCCCCCGCACACGCGCACGGCGGTGCTCACGCTACCCATGGCCACCAGCGACACGAGCGAGCTGCTGCGCCACGCCAAGACGGCGCTACGGCGGCTCTGGGAACCGGGCGGCGTGTACCGCAAGGCGGGCGTGGTGCTTGACGGGCTGGAGACGGCCGGCCGGCAGCAACTGCTACTGTTTGAGCCTAATGAGCAGGCCGAACGCCGGGCCCGGCTCATGGCCGAATTGGACAAGCTCAACGAGCGGTTCGGGGCGGGCAAGGTGGGCTTTGCGGCGGCGCTGCCGGCGAAAGGGGAGTACGTGCTGCCCTGGGTGGGACAGCACCAGTTCCAAAGCCCGGCCTACACGACCGTGTGGGAGGATTTGCTGTGTATTCGGGCGTGA
- a CDS encoding phage integrase SAM-like domain-containing protein, with product MEVTCQLRTQQLSKKKGTAAIQLTFCWESQRLRLSAGEVCRPADWNAKTGRVKDRPGTYAEAINAVLGRWTQAGQEAHQEARRNWQRLSKQEMEAAIRTRYQHLLAEAQGIPVAELPVPVRRQPSLLEHMDAWCTFMESVVSEKTGRRFSQGYLRQGRHVRDELARFSEQKHYPLTFQSMNAEFYAQFLTYQVETLGNGTNTFAGYIKRLKNFLYWCESRELPTTAKFHDWKARETYVGADFLTAAELRRWAEVELRTPAVTRLLQQSFPLHARTTGGRRSLTLQDHQQRLEHARDKFLLCAYTGLRISDAERLAPEHIQGDLLKIEAGKTGILCYIPPLDDEVLKPVELVGRYAGQGLATCLPTTYDLDSYLPHLAQLAGITRLHVTSRIGRKTFVTTRIYQGVLRSQVMLATGHQTEKSFLRYLGTNEQELVASYRRTARLTT from the coding sequence ATGGAAGTGACCTGCCAGCTGCGCACGCAGCAGCTCTCCAAGAAAAAGGGCACGGCCGCCATCCAGCTCACCTTCTGCTGGGAAAGCCAGCGCCTGCGCCTCTCCGCCGGCGAGGTCTGCCGCCCGGCCGACTGGAACGCCAAAACCGGCCGGGTGAAAGACAGGCCCGGCACCTACGCCGAGGCCATCAACGCCGTGCTGGGCCGCTGGACGCAGGCTGGCCAGGAAGCCCACCAGGAGGCCCGCCGCAACTGGCAGCGCCTGAGCAAGCAGGAAATGGAGGCCGCCATCCGCACGCGCTACCAGCACCTGCTGGCCGAAGCGCAGGGCATACCCGTGGCCGAGCTGCCGGTGCCGGTGCGCCGCCAGCCCAGCCTGCTCGAGCACATGGACGCGTGGTGCACCTTCATGGAAAGCGTGGTATCGGAGAAAACCGGCCGCCGGTTCAGCCAGGGCTACCTGCGCCAGGGCCGGCACGTGCGCGACGAGCTGGCCAGGTTCAGCGAGCAAAAGCACTACCCGCTCACCTTCCAGAGCATGAACGCCGAGTTCTACGCCCAGTTCCTGACCTACCAGGTGGAAACGCTCGGCAACGGCACCAACACCTTCGCCGGCTACATCAAGCGCCTCAAGAACTTTCTCTACTGGTGCGAGAGCCGCGAGCTGCCCACCACGGCCAAATTCCACGACTGGAAGGCGCGGGAAACCTACGTGGGCGCCGATTTCCTGACGGCCGCCGAGCTGCGCCGCTGGGCCGAGGTGGAGTTGCGCACGCCGGCCGTCACCAGGCTGCTGCAGCAGAGCTTCCCGCTGCACGCGCGCACCACCGGCGGCCGCCGCAGCCTCACCCTGCAGGACCACCAGCAGCGCCTGGAGCACGCCCGCGACAAGTTCCTGCTCTGCGCTTACACCGGCCTGCGCATCTCCGACGCCGAGCGCCTGGCCCCCGAGCACATCCAGGGCGACTTGCTCAAGATCGAGGCCGGCAAAACCGGCATCCTCTGCTACATCCCCCCTCTCGACGACGAGGTGCTCAAGCCCGTGGAGCTGGTGGGCCGCTACGCCGGCCAGGGCCTGGCCACCTGCCTGCCCACTACCTACGATCTGGACAGCTACCTGCCGCACCTGGCGCAGTTGGCCGGCATCACGCGCCTGCACGTCACCTCGCGCATCGGCCGCAAAACCTTTGTCACCACGCGCATCTACCAGGGCGTGCTCCGCAGCCAGGTGATGCTGGCCACCGGCCACCAGACCGAGAAAAGCTTCCTGCGCTACCTGGGCACCAACGAGCAGGAGCTGGTGGCCAGCTACCGCCGCACGGCCCGGCTGACCACCTAA
- a CDS encoding carboxypeptidase-like regulatory domain-containing protein codes for MIHPVKHGVERLKVRRHRNSTNCKPHLEAIEATLCSIKPYYRPDFSDITHLYILKMKLSATPFHPVTGELLPAYRDAYLRGDLTSSNTELVDAFLKSDKQLADETLNRFYELKQKGHEVKPVGWVQRQFELIRTEPERFRRRAASLVMGSALVSGAVFAGVNLPNTPTEALPATAELAEASASASALRPATLAGRILDENGKPLVGATVWLRGTSTGVSTDADGKYSLRMIAGQPSSVQFAYAGYKEEEVIRSKGGTANVTLLPRTGKVATAKKRWLFF; via the coding sequence ATGATTCATCCTGTAAAACATGGTGTTGAACGTCTAAAAGTACGGCGTCACCGAAATAGTACAAACTGTAAACCCCATTTAGAAGCTATAGAGGCAACTTTGTGCTCGATTAAGCCTTATTATCGACCTGACTTCTCCGATATAACACACCTTTACATTCTCAAGATGAAACTAAGTGCGACTCCATTTCACCCGGTAACGGGTGAACTGCTGCCGGCCTACAGGGACGCGTATTTGCGCGGCGACCTGACCAGCAGCAATACGGAACTCGTCGACGCTTTCCTCAAGTCAGACAAGCAACTGGCCGATGAAACGCTGAACCGATTCTACGAACTCAAACAAAAAGGTCACGAAGTAAAACCCGTTGGGTGGGTACAGCGCCAGTTTGAGCTGATCCGCACCGAGCCGGAGCGCTTTCGTCGTCGGGCAGCCTCGCTCGTGATGGGCAGCGCGCTGGTAAGCGGTGCTGTGTTTGCCGGCGTTAATCTGCCGAACACGCCCACTGAAGCTCTACCTGCTACTGCCGAGTTGGCCGAGGCTTCAGCCTCTGCCAGCGCATTGCGGCCCGCCACGCTGGCCGGTCGTATCCTGGACGAAAATGGTAAGCCCCTGGTGGGCGCTACCGTGTGGCTGCGCGGCACCAGCACGGGCGTAAGCACGGACGCTGATGGTAAATACTCATTGCGCATGATAGCCGGGCAACCCTCGTCGGTGCAATTTGCCTACGCCGGCTATAAGGAAGAAGAAGTGATCCGCTCCAAAGGCGGTACGGCTAACGTAACGCTGCTGCCCCGCACGGGAAAAGTGGCTACCGCCAAAAAGCGCTGGCTGTTCTTCTAA
- a CDS encoding thioredoxin family protein, protein MKKLLPALAACLLLALSSFVLLRTTAATGYQVGDKAADFQLKNVDGKLVSLASNKAAKGYIVVFTCNTCPYAKAYEQRIIDLHTKYAPLGYPVVAINPNDPAVAPGDSFADMQKRAKEKKYSFPYLQDESQAVARQYGATRTPHLYVLSRQNADFVVSYIGAIDDNSEDAKLVKTKYLENAMTDILAGKPATVSATKAIGCTIKWKKA, encoded by the coding sequence ATGAAAAAGCTACTTCCCGCTCTGGCCGCCTGCCTGTTGCTGGCCCTGAGCAGTTTCGTCCTGCTGCGTACTACTGCTGCCACCGGCTACCAAGTCGGCGATAAAGCCGCTGACTTTCAGCTGAAAAACGTGGATGGCAAGCTGGTGTCGTTGGCTTCCAACAAGGCGGCTAAAGGCTACATTGTGGTGTTCACCTGCAACACCTGCCCCTACGCCAAGGCCTACGAGCAGCGCATCATCGACCTGCACACCAAATATGCGCCGCTGGGCTACCCCGTTGTGGCCATCAACCCCAACGACCCCGCCGTAGCCCCCGGCGACTCCTTTGCCGACATGCAGAAACGCGCCAAGGAGAAGAAATACAGCTTCCCCTACCTGCAAGACGAGTCGCAGGCCGTGGCCCGACAATACGGGGCCACCCGCACGCCGCACCTCTACGTGCTCAGCCGCCAGAACGCAGATTTTGTGGTGAGCTACATCGGCGCCATCGACGACAATTCGGAGGATGCCAAGCTGGTGAAAACCAAATACCTGGAAAACGCCATGACCGATATCCTGGCCGGCAAGCCAGCTACGGTTAGCGCCACAAAAGCCATTGGCTGCACCATCAAGTGGAAGAAAGCCTGA
- a CDS encoding NAD(P)H-quinone oxidoreductase: MKAIVITQAGGPEVLQLQEQPRPVPAAHEVLIRVHAAGVNRPDVLLRQGKYAGSGDVAGTVPGLEVAGVVEQCGAAVPRWQPGDRVCALLAAGGYAEYAVVDARHCLPVLAGWEFAAAAALPETVFTVWHNVFQRGQLQPGERLLVHGGSSGIGTTAVQLATALGSSVAATVGSAAKAAAVRQLGADLVVNYKEQDFEEAVQAAGGADVVLDMIGGDYTAKNLRLLRDDGRLVFINAMQGGKAEFNALEVMRRLLTITGSTLRPRSADFKATLAAEVERHVWPLLAAGKMKPLLHHTFPLAEAAAAHEMLESSTHIGKLVLRVVE; encoded by the coding sequence ATGAAAGCCATTGTAATTACCCAAGCCGGCGGCCCTGAGGTGCTGCAGCTGCAGGAGCAGCCCCGGCCGGTGCCGGCGGCCCATGAGGTGCTGATCCGGGTGCACGCGGCCGGCGTCAACCGGCCCGATGTGCTGCTGCGGCAGGGCAAATACGCCGGTTCCGGCGACGTGGCCGGAACCGTACCGGGCCTGGAAGTGGCTGGGGTAGTGGAGCAGTGCGGCGCCGCTGTCCCCCGCTGGCAACCCGGCGACCGGGTGTGCGCGCTGCTGGCCGCCGGCGGCTACGCCGAATACGCCGTGGTGGATGCCCGCCACTGCCTGCCGGTGCTGGCCGGCTGGGAATTCGCGGCTGCGGCGGCGCTGCCCGAAACGGTGTTTACGGTGTGGCACAACGTGTTTCAGCGGGGGCAGCTGCAGCCCGGCGAGCGTCTGCTGGTACACGGCGGCAGCAGTGGCATTGGTACTACGGCCGTGCAGCTGGCTACGGCCCTGGGCAGTTCGGTGGCGGCCACGGTGGGCAGTGCGGCCAAAGCCGCGGCCGTACGCCAGCTCGGGGCCGATCTGGTCGTCAATTACAAAGAGCAGGATTTTGAAGAAGCAGTGCAGGCCGCCGGTGGCGCCGATGTAGTGCTGGACATGATTGGGGGCGACTATACGGCCAAAAACCTGCGTTTGCTGCGCGACGACGGCCGCCTCGTATTTATCAATGCCATGCAGGGCGGCAAAGCCGAGTTCAACGCGCTGGAGGTGATGCGCCGCCTGCTGACCATCACGGGCAGCACGCTGCGGCCCCGCTCCGCTGACTTCAAGGCTACGCTGGCGGCCGAGGTGGAGCGCCACGTGTGGCCGCTGCTGGCGGCCGGGAAAATGAAGCCACTTTTGCACCACACCTTTCCGCTGGCCGAGGCGGCGGCCGCCCACGAAATGCTGGAAAGCAGCACCCACATTGGCAAGCTGGTATTGCGGGTAGTGGAATAA
- a CDS encoding recombinase family protein, protein MKAAIYARVSTRDKGQDNENQLRELRAFAERLGYTVYKEYLDTESGGKAERPQFQQLFTDAHQRRFDVVLFWALDRFSREGVIETLNHLQRLSHAGVQFKSYSEQYLDSTGMFKEAIISILATIAKQERVRLGERTKAGLAKAVAKGKQLGRPGVDNEKQAHVLRLKATGISNRAIATALGLSPSTVAKYLVA, encoded by the coding sequence ATGAAAGCTGCCATCTATGCCCGCGTGAGTACCCGCGACAAAGGCCAAGACAACGAGAACCAACTGCGCGAGCTGCGGGCCTTCGCCGAACGGCTGGGCTACACGGTATATAAAGAGTACCTCGATACCGAGTCGGGCGGCAAGGCCGAGCGGCCACAGTTTCAGCAGCTCTTTACCGATGCCCACCAGCGCCGCTTCGACGTGGTGCTGTTCTGGGCCCTGGACCGCTTCAGCCGGGAGGGCGTTATCGAAACCCTCAACCACCTGCAGCGACTCTCACACGCGGGCGTGCAGTTCAAGAGCTACTCCGAGCAGTACCTGGACTCGACCGGCATGTTCAAGGAGGCCATCATCAGCATCCTGGCCACCATTGCCAAGCAGGAGCGGGTGCGGCTGGGCGAGCGGACCAAGGCCGGACTGGCCAAAGCCGTGGCTAAGGGCAAGCAGCTGGGCCGGCCAGGAGTCGACAACGAGAAGCAGGCCCATGTGCTGCGGCTCAAGGCCACCGGCATTTCCAACCGGGCCATTGCCACTGCGCTAGGGCTCTCGCCGAGCACCGTGGCCAAATACCTGGTCGCGTAA
- a CDS encoding TlpA disulfide reductase family protein: MPKFILLAFAACLLALPGQAQRVAVVKLPQLQKRLSQPNDTTYVVNFWATWCAPCVKELPNFEQLNRAYAGQKVKVLLVSTDYASQLDKKVRPFVAKRNLRSEVLLLNETDPNTWMDKVDSQWSGALPFTLMINNKQQKRASFEREFTQPELTAALQKFLQ, from the coding sequence ATGCCCAAATTCATTCTGCTGGCCTTTGCTGCTTGCCTGCTGGCGCTGCCGGGCCAGGCGCAGCGGGTGGCCGTTGTTAAGCTCCCACAGCTGCAGAAGCGGCTCAGCCAGCCCAACGACACCACATACGTGGTAAACTTCTGGGCCACCTGGTGCGCGCCCTGCGTGAAGGAGCTGCCCAATTTCGAACAGCTGAACCGCGCCTACGCAGGCCAGAAGGTGAAGGTGCTGCTGGTCAGCACTGACTATGCCTCGCAACTCGACAAAAAGGTGCGGCCCTTTGTGGCCAAGCGCAACCTACGCTCGGAAGTGCTGCTGCTCAACGAAACCGACCCCAATACCTGGATGGACAAGGTAGATAGCCAATGGTCGGGGGCACTGCCGTTCACGCTGATGATCAACAACAAGCAGCAGAAGCGCGCCTCGTTTGAGCGGGAATTCACGCAGCCAGAGCTGACGGCCGCCCTGCAGAAATTTCTACAATAA
- a CDS encoding lactonase family protein — translation MTDFTTSRRHFLKLTGLTLVGVPLGLSGCAAALTGRSRPDYLVYVGTYAKAEVESIFLYRLNSTTGALTRLRAEKGGPNPTYLALDTKHQHLYAANEVDEFQGAKSGFVSAFAIDRRTGSLTLLNQQLSGGGGPCYVSIAGSNQATLVANYGGGSVSLLPLAPDGKLQPPAATAQYRGSGPVKNRQGEPHAHCILPDPANRFAFAVDLGTDQVLGYQLAANGSQWTPLPAPAFTTQPGAGPRHLTFHPNGRWAFLINELACSVTALSYDATAGTFRELHTVPTLPAGFTAPNTCADIHVHPNGRFVYATNRGHDSLAVFAIDSASGRLTLVEHVSTLGKTPRNFAIDPSGAILLVANQNSNNIVTYTINTQTGQLTPTGVVVEVPAPVCLQVIPDFLT, via the coding sequence ATGACCGATTTCACTACGTCCCGCCGCCATTTTCTGAAGCTCACCGGCCTCACGCTGGTGGGTGTGCCCCTGGGCCTCTCGGGCTGCGCTGCCGCCCTCACTGGCCGCAGCCGGCCCGACTACCTAGTATATGTAGGCACTTATGCCAAGGCAGAGGTCGAGAGCATCTTCCTCTACCGCCTTAACTCTACAACCGGCGCCCTGACCCGCCTGCGGGCCGAAAAAGGCGGCCCCAACCCAACCTATCTAGCCCTTGATACCAAGCACCAGCATCTCTACGCTGCCAATGAAGTCGACGAGTTTCAGGGCGCAAAAAGCGGCTTCGTCAGCGCCTTTGCCATCGACCGGCGCACGGGTAGCCTCACGCTGCTCAACCAGCAGCTGTCGGGCGGCGGTGGCCCCTGCTACGTCAGCATAGCCGGCAGCAACCAGGCAACGCTGGTGGCCAACTACGGCGGCGGCAGCGTGAGCCTGCTGCCTCTCGCCCCGGATGGCAAGCTACAGCCACCGGCCGCCACGGCCCAGTACCGCGGCTCGGGGCCCGTCAAAAACCGACAAGGCGAGCCCCACGCCCACTGCATCCTCCCCGACCCCGCCAACCGTTTCGCCTTTGCCGTGGACCTGGGCACCGACCAGGTGCTGGGCTACCAGTTGGCGGCCAATGGCAGCCAGTGGACACCGCTGCCGGCCCCGGCCTTCACCACCCAGCCGGGCGCCGGGCCGCGGCACCTCACGTTCCACCCCAACGGCCGCTGGGCCTTCCTCATCAACGAGCTGGCCTGCAGCGTAACAGCGCTAAGCTATGATGCCACGGCCGGGACGTTCCGGGAGCTGCACACCGTACCAACCCTGCCAGCCGGCTTCACGGCCCCTAACACCTGCGCCGATATTCATGTGCACCCCAACGGCCGGTTTGTGTATGCCACCAACCGCGGCCACGACAGCCTGGCCGTATTTGCCATAGACTCCGCCTCCGGCCGCCTCACGCTGGTGGAGCATGTGAGCACCCTGGGCAAGACGCCCCGCAACTTCGCCATCGACCCCAGCGGCGCCATTCTGCTGGTAGCCAATCAGAACTCCAACAACATCGTGACCTACACCATCAACACTCAAACCGGCCAACTGACGCCCACTGGTGTGGTGGTAGAAGTGCCCGCGCCCGTCTGCCTGCAGGTGATACCCGACTTTCTGACGTAA
- a CDS encoding NAD(P)H-binding protein, whose product MLTALLIGATGLVGDYTLRQLLSDTRFDRIKVFTRRPTGYHNPERLEEHVVDFDQPQQWQHLLTGDVLFSALGTTLGQAGSSAAQYKVDYTYQFQTAEAAAQNGVATYVLVSSASADPEAFVFYTRMKGELERAIKRLPFQRIRIIQPGMLAGSRHTPRLAERIALPLADLVARIPGLQQYRPIHGREVAQAMINAALDTKPGVQTDALEDVFRRAHQ is encoded by the coding sequence ATGCTCACCGCTTTACTTATCGGGGCTACCGGACTGGTCGGCGACTACACGTTGCGCCAGTTGCTCTCCGATACCCGTTTTGACCGTATCAAAGTTTTTACCCGCCGGCCAACTGGCTACCACAATCCCGAACGGCTGGAAGAGCACGTAGTGGACTTCGACCAGCCGCAGCAGTGGCAGCACCTGCTCACCGGCGACGTGCTGTTTTCGGCTCTGGGCACTACATTGGGCCAAGCCGGCAGCTCGGCAGCCCAGTACAAGGTAGACTACACGTACCAGTTTCAGACCGCGGAAGCCGCCGCCCAAAATGGCGTGGCCACCTACGTGCTGGTGTCGTCGGCGTCGGCCGATCCGGAGGCGTTTGTGTTCTACACCCGCATGAAGGGTGAGCTGGAGCGCGCCATTAAGCGCCTGCCGTTCCAACGAATTCGCATCATTCAGCCCGGTATGCTGGCTGGCAGCCGCCACACTCCCCGCCTAGCGGAGCGCATTGCGCTGCCCCTGGCCGACTTGGTGGCCCGGATTCCCGGTCTGCAGCAGTACCGCCCCATTCATGGCCGGGAGGTTGCCCAGGCTATGATCAACGCTGCCCTGGACACCAAGCCCGGCGTGCAGACGGATGCGCTGGAGGATGTGTTTCGGCGCGCCCACCAATAA
- a CDS encoding LexA family protein — MCQVVIIPVLRKPAWFRFYDLRVSTSLPSPAEGHHSMKLDLNRLLLPHPDASYLVRVMGDSMTGGESGIRDGALLAVDCLLEPRPDDVVIAAIEGEFTVKRLVKRRSGAWFLVPDNPSFPEMAIDTPDMFDVWGVVTHVVTETRRGRLSNHL, encoded by the coding sequence ATGTGTCAGGTAGTTATCATTCCCGTTTTGCGCAAGCCCGCGTGGTTTCGCTTTTATGATCTTCGGGTGTCGACGAGCCTTCCTTCGCCGGCCGAGGGCCACCATAGCATGAAGCTGGATCTGAACCGGCTGCTGCTGCCGCACCCCGACGCCTCGTACCTGGTGCGGGTGATGGGCGACTCGATGACCGGCGGCGAGTCGGGCATCCGCGACGGGGCGCTGCTGGCCGTGGACTGTTTGCTCGAGCCCCGGCCGGACGACGTGGTGATTGCCGCCATCGAGGGCGAGTTCACGGTCAAGCGGCTGGTGAAGCGGCGCAGCGGCGCCTGGTTTCTGGTGCCCGACAATCCCTCGTTTCCGGAAATGGCCATCGACACGCCAGACATGTTCGACGTGTGGGGCGTGGTGACGCACGTGGTGACCGAGACCCGGCGCGGGCGGCTGAGCAACCATCTGTGA
- a CDS encoding porin family protein — translation MKKPFLPILVAGTLWLAAPTVHAQSAFRIGPKVGINQSFGRFEYPGNDYLKVTNSSRSGAEVGVVAQLGLGTHWAVQPAVLYSQKGFAFEEDAYDAPYNYTYHGEYKFRFDYLAVPINMVYSLQEEGQGLQIFAGPYVGFLLGGKFNSSQSGRYGSGASRGGSNEGDVEAGDTYKNGADDPYVSQGLDVGLQGGLGYGFASGLQVQVGYSQGLRDLGAKYEAGRTSQEPPTYRNHAFQFSLAYLFGSKN, via the coding sequence ATGAAAAAACCCTTCCTCCCCATTCTTGTTGCCGGCACGCTGTGGCTAGCAGCGCCAACTGTCCACGCCCAGTCCGCCTTCCGTATCGGACCCAAAGTGGGCATCAATCAATCGTTTGGCCGTTTCGAATATCCCGGTAACGACTATTTGAAGGTTACCAATTCCTCACGCAGCGGAGCAGAAGTAGGCGTGGTGGCCCAGCTTGGCTTGGGTACGCACTGGGCCGTACAGCCGGCAGTACTGTACTCCCAAAAAGGCTTCGCCTTCGAGGAAGATGCCTATGACGCGCCGTATAACTACACCTATCACGGAGAGTACAAGTTCCGCTTCGATTACCTGGCCGTGCCCATCAATATGGTCTACAGCCTGCAGGAAGAAGGCCAGGGCCTACAGATATTCGCCGGCCCGTACGTGGGCTTTCTGTTGGGTGGTAAGTTCAACTCCTCTCAAAGCGGCCGGTACGGCAGTGGCGCCAGCAGGGGCGGGTCCAATGAGGGAGACGTGGAGGCTGGCGACACGTATAAGAATGGGGCCGATGACCCATATGTTTCCCAAGGGCTTGATGTGGGCCTGCAAGGGGGCCTGGGCTACGGCTTTGCAAGTGGCCTGCAAGTGCAGGTTGGCTACAGCCAGGGCCTACGCGACCTCGGGGCAAAGTATGAGGCCGGGCGCACCAGTCAAGAACCACCCACTTACCGCAACCACGCCTTTCAGTTCTCGCTGGCCTATTTATTCGGGTCTAAGAACTAA
- a CDS encoding DUF4328 domain-containing protein yields the protein MLLDNRLFTRFAQLAQLLRAGAALLAIGLCVQQYLMAQEALQGRFPAPCTSAAQDRQSELAMLLQLGATILAFLTLAAWMYRAYQNAHRLPGARPSHGPSMAVWGWLIPIANFWYPCRIMNEIGLYTGRYAQPAEPPLSATGWANLVGVWWVLHIGSYIMSYVANTLTSAAADNLEQLLVYDRMLLFSHLLSFGNAVATLVLLRLIAPYEQRLLVPQ from the coding sequence ATGCTTCTTGACAACCGCCTGTTCACGCGTTTCGCTCAACTCGCCCAGCTGCTACGGGCCGGCGCCGCCCTGCTCGCCATCGGGCTCTGTGTCCAGCAATACCTCATGGCCCAGGAAGCCCTGCAGGGCCGCTTCCCGGCCCCCTGTACCAGCGCCGCCCAGGACCGGCAAAGTGAGCTGGCCATGCTCCTGCAGCTGGGCGCTACCATACTCGCCTTTCTCACGCTGGCCGCCTGGATGTACCGGGCCTACCAGAACGCTCACCGGCTACCGGGCGCCCGGCCTTCGCACGGTCCGAGCATGGCCGTGTGGGGGTGGCTCATCCCGATTGCCAATTTCTGGTATCCCTGCCGGATCATGAATGAGATAGGGCTCTACACGGGCCGGTATGCTCAGCCGGCAGAACCGCCTCTCTCCGCCACCGGCTGGGCCAACCTGGTGGGCGTCTGGTGGGTGCTGCACATCGGCTCCTACATCATGTCTTACGTGGCGAACACCCTGACTTCCGCCGCGGCCGACAACCTGGAGCAGCTGCTGGTGTATGACCGCATGTTGCTTTTCAGCCATCTGCTCAGCTTCGGCAACGCCGTGGCCACCCTCGTTCTGCTTCGCCTGATTGCCCCGTACGAACAGCGGCTGCTCGTGCCGCAGTAA